Proteins encoded together in one Yersinia mollaretii ATCC 43969 window:
- the dcuR gene encoding two-component system response regulator DcuR, translated as MINVLIVDDDAMVAELNKCYLNQVAGFNCCGSVSSLQQAREYLMAAEQPIDLVLLDVFMRQDNGLDLLPVLREFSVQTDVIVISSATDVNTIKKALQYGVVDYLIKPFQFSRFEEALSTYREKKSLLDQREYCAQEDVDSLLRRSNVIPAERKKLPKGLTSQTLRTVCEWIQEMQDGEFSTEQMANAIGISRVSCRKYLIYLSDTEVLSTKVLYGATGRPVYLYKRLPSQQEVLKQYCQ; from the coding sequence ATGATTAATGTATTAATAGTGGATGATGATGCCATGGTGGCTGAACTCAATAAGTGTTATCTGAACCAAGTCGCCGGTTTCAACTGTTGCGGTTCAGTTTCCAGCTTGCAGCAAGCCAGAGAATACTTAATGGCAGCAGAGCAGCCAATTGATCTGGTGCTGTTGGATGTTTTTATGCGTCAGGACAATGGATTGGATTTGTTGCCAGTGTTGCGTGAATTCAGCGTGCAGACAGATGTGATTGTCATTTCATCAGCGACTGATGTGAATACCATTAAAAAAGCGCTGCAATATGGTGTCGTCGATTACTTAATTAAGCCTTTCCAGTTTTCACGTTTTGAAGAGGCACTTTCCACTTACCGTGAAAAAAAGAGCTTGCTGGATCAACGTGAGTATTGTGCGCAAGAGGATGTGGACTCATTACTGCGGCGCAGCAATGTGATACCCGCCGAGCGTAAAAAGTTACCTAAGGGTCTGACATCGCAGACACTGCGTACGGTATGTGAATGGATTCAAGAGATGCAGGACGGGGAGTTTTCTACGGAGCAGATGGCGAATGCCATTGGCATTTCGCGGGTTTCTTGTCGCAAATACCTGATCTATCTTTCAGATACTGAAGTCCTCAGCACCAAGGTTCTTTACGGGGCGACCGGACGGCCCGTTTATCTCTACAAACGCTTACCCAGCCAGCAAGAAGTCTTAAAACAGTATTGCCAATAG
- a CDS encoding sensor histidine kinase, producing the protein MNNATSAGKQKVPLRLSTSITLMVSAVIISVLFVVHTLFFIQLSQMAQESLQNKAVAVARALSFSPTIINGLTDPVAGQKIQAYTSEVQKANDLLFIVITNMEGIRYSHPNPEMIGQHFIGNDLLPALQGKENSAINRGVLARALRIFIPVYAPQGKQIGVVAIGISLTSIDSVVNETRWTIPWTILFGALIGSLGTWFLVKALKRIMLGFEPYEISNLFEQRNAMLQSIKEGVIAVDADSRITVVNHEAKRLFKQSGPMENLLLSNASKYWPVRLYLQQVLETGIARRDEEINFNGSILLTNTVPVMVKGNVIGAIATFRDKTEVSQLMQRLTGMVHYADALRAQSHEFMNKLHVILGLLHMKYYQQLEDYIVKTSNNYQAEIGSLLRKIKSPVIAGFLLGKINRARDLGITLSISDDSLLPDTDNEQVTTTLITVLGNLIENAMEAIGSQSQREINVSFHYQNGRVHCVVSDDGPGISAELQDRIFDNGFSTKGNEHGIGLSLVRQSLESIGGDIEFDSEAGVFTQFFISLPYDITLNNMTSHNNMTFSNISSNNISAVNHD; encoded by the coding sequence TCAGCCAGATGGCGCAAGAGAGTTTGCAAAACAAAGCCGTCGCCGTCGCACGGGCCTTATCTTTCTCTCCCACGATCATTAACGGCTTAACCGACCCGGTGGCCGGACAGAAGATTCAGGCTTATACCAGCGAAGTACAGAAAGCCAATGACCTGCTCTTTATTGTCATTACCAATATGGAAGGCATCCGTTATTCACATCCCAATCCTGAAATGATCGGTCAGCATTTTATCGGCAATGATCTGCTGCCGGCATTGCAGGGTAAAGAGAACAGCGCGATAAACCGTGGTGTATTGGCGAGGGCATTACGTATTTTTATTCCTGTCTATGCGCCACAGGGTAAACAAATTGGCGTGGTAGCGATTGGGATTTCTCTGACCAGCATTGATTCGGTGGTCAATGAAACCCGTTGGACAATCCCGTGGACCATCTTATTTGGTGCTCTGATTGGTTCGCTGGGAACTTGGTTTTTAGTTAAAGCGCTGAAGCGAATTATGTTGGGCTTCGAACCCTACGAAATATCGAATTTATTTGAACAGCGTAACGCCATGCTGCAGTCCATTAAGGAGGGCGTCATTGCTGTTGATGCCGACTCTCGCATTACTGTAGTGAACCATGAAGCCAAGCGTCTATTTAAACAAAGTGGGCCAATGGAGAATTTATTACTGAGCAATGCCAGTAAATATTGGCCGGTGCGCTTGTACTTACAGCAGGTTCTGGAAACCGGCATTGCCCGCCGTGATGAAGAGATAAATTTTAATGGCAGCATATTACTGACCAATACCGTCCCGGTGATGGTGAAAGGGAATGTTATCGGCGCCATTGCCACCTTCCGTGATAAAACTGAAGTGAGCCAACTGATGCAACGCCTGACTGGCATGGTGCATTACGCTGATGCTTTACGGGCGCAATCACATGAATTTATGAATAAACTTCATGTGATTCTCGGTCTACTACACATGAAGTATTATCAACAACTCGAAGATTACATCGTTAAAACATCGAATAATTATCAGGCGGAGATCGGCTCTCTGCTGCGCAAAATAAAATCACCCGTAATTGCAGGTTTCCTGTTAGGAAAAATTAATCGTGCTCGGGATCTAGGTATCACATTATCCATCAGCGACGATAGCTTATTGCCGGATACGGATAATGAACAAGTGACCACCACCTTAATCACCGTGTTAGGCAATTTGATTGAGAATGCCATGGAGGCTATTGGAAGTCAGAGTCAACGAGAGATCAATGTCAGTTTTCATTACCAAAATGGCCGGGTGCATTGTGTCGTCAGTGATGATGGGCCGGGCATATCAGCTGAACTGCAAGATCGTATTTTTGATAACGGTTTCTCCACCAAAGGAAATGAACACGGCATAGGTTTAAGTCTGGTACGCCAGAGTTTAGAGAGTATTGGTGGCGATATTGAGTTTGATTCTGAAGCCGGTGTTTTTACACAGTTCTTTATCAGCCTTCCCTACGACATTACCCTTAATAATATGACATCTCATAACAATATGACTTTTAGCAATATCTCTTCAAACAACATCAGCGCGGTAAATCATGATTAA
- a CDS encoding 2-hydroxycarboxylate transporter family protein — translation MKKINQDTALASADKIDITDKSAAKKFILSINEMNINTMPMALFMTISAIVFISAYASYLPKNMIGGLAVIMTMGFVLSHIGRHIPVLKDIGGPAILCLMVPSVLVYFGIFQTNTLDTVHLLMKEANLLYFVIASLVVGSILGMNRVVLIQGMTRMFIPLVVGTITAVATGLLVGKLFGFTAYHTFFFIIVPIIGGGIGEGILPLSLAYSAILGQSPDIYVAQLAPAAVVGNIFAIICAGVLARIGMRRKDLNGEGMLIRSAKDNAVFTSQEGPKQADFQLMGGGLLMTCAFFIVGGLFEHIVHIPGPVLMILIAVMCKYAQVIPSKMEQGAHSWYKFVSTTLVWPLMIGLGMLYVPLESVVAVFSVGYVVVCGAVVLSMAAISFIIAPYLNMYPVEASIVTSCHSGLGGTGDVAILSASNRMSLMPFAQIATRIGGASTVIGATLLLGWIM, via the coding sequence ATGAAAAAAATAAATCAGGATACCGCTCTTGCATCCGCCGATAAAATTGACATAACGGATAAATCCGCCGCCAAGAAATTTATTTTAAGTATAAATGAGATGAATATAAATACCATGCCTATGGCATTATTTATGACTATTTCAGCCATTGTGTTCATTTCCGCTTATGCCAGCTACTTACCAAAAAATATGATTGGCGGGCTGGCTGTTATCATGACAATGGGCTTTGTTTTATCACACATCGGCCGTCATATACCGGTGTTGAAAGATATCGGTGGACCCGCCATTTTATGTTTAATGGTGCCATCGGTTCTGGTTTACTTTGGTATTTTCCAAACGAATACGTTGGACACCGTCCACTTGCTGATGAAAGAGGCGAATTTACTCTATTTCGTGATAGCCAGTCTGGTGGTCGGGAGTATTCTAGGCATGAATCGCGTGGTGCTTATCCAAGGGATGACGCGGATGTTTATCCCGCTGGTAGTGGGCACGATAACCGCAGTGGCTACGGGTTTGCTGGTTGGTAAATTATTTGGTTTTACCGCTTACCACACATTCTTCTTTATTATTGTGCCCATCATCGGTGGCGGTATTGGTGAGGGTATATTGCCATTATCACTGGCTTATTCAGCCATCCTTGGGCAGTCTCCAGATATCTATGTTGCTCAACTTGCACCTGCGGCGGTGGTCGGGAATATATTTGCGATTATTTGTGCGGGTGTATTGGCGCGTATTGGTATGCGGCGCAAAGATCTCAATGGTGAGGGGATGTTAATTCGCTCGGCAAAGGATAATGCCGTATTTACTTCGCAAGAGGGGCCAAAACAAGCGGACTTTCAGTTAATGGGTGGAGGGCTGTTGATGACCTGCGCTTTCTTTATTGTCGGTGGTTTGTTTGAGCATATTGTTCATATCCCTGGCCCCGTATTGATGATCTTGATTGCGGTGATGTGCAAATATGCGCAGGTTATTCCATCGAAAATGGAGCAGGGCGCGCATAGCTGGTACAAATTTGTCTCTACCACACTGGTGTGGCCGCTGATGATTGGTCTCGGAATGCTCTATGTTCCACTCGAAAGTGTTGTTGCGGTGTTCTCTGTTGGGTATGTCGTGGTCTGTGGTGCCGTGGTGCTATCAATGGCCGCAATCAGTTTTATTATCGCCCCATATTTAAATATGTATCCGGTGGAAGCTTCCATCGTTACCAGTTGCCACAGTGGATTAGGGGGGACGGGGGATGTGGCGATTCTGTCCGCATCTAACCGGATGTCATTGATGCCATTTGCTCAGATAGCAACCCGTATTGGTGGAGCATCTACCGTGATTGGTGCCACGCTACTATTAGGCTGGATTATGTAA